A single region of the Bifidobacteriaceae bacterium genome encodes:
- a CDS encoding 3-isopropylmalate dehydrogenase → MTSELDLAVIAGDGIGPEVVAQGLKVLAAALETEDIRVRTTPYDLGAARWHATGETLPDAELAALAGHQAILLGAVGDPSVPSGVLERGLLLKIRFAFDQYVNLRPAKLYSGVKSPLANPGKIDFLVVREGTEGPYVGNGGAIRAGTAQEIATEVSINTAFGVDRTVRYAFELADQRPAKKLTLVHKHNVLVNAGHLWRRAAETIGAEFPDVAVDYLHVDAATIFMVTNPSRFDVIVTDNLFGDILTDLAGAVVGGIGLAASGNINPTGAYPSMFEPVHGSAPDIAGQNKADPTATVLSVALLLRHLGLAQVAGRVEQAVEADLAFRGGEPRSTAEVGDSLATLVRSTF, encoded by the coding sequence ATGACCAGCGAACTCGACCTGGCGGTGATCGCGGGCGACGGGATTGGCCCGGAGGTGGTGGCCCAAGGCCTGAAGGTCTTGGCTGCGGCTCTGGAAACGGAGGACATCCGGGTCCGGACCACGCCTTACGACCTGGGCGCCGCCCGCTGGCACGCCACCGGCGAAACGCTGCCCGATGCCGAGTTGGCGGCTTTGGCCGGCCACCAAGCCATCTTGTTGGGCGCCGTGGGCGACCCGTCGGTGCCCTCCGGGGTGCTCGAGCGGGGCCTGTTGCTGAAGATCCGGTTCGCGTTCGACCAGTACGTCAACCTGCGCCCCGCCAAGCTGTACAGCGGCGTCAAGTCGCCCTTGGCCAACCCCGGCAAGATCGATTTCCTGGTGGTGCGGGAGGGCACGGAGGGGCCGTACGTCGGCAACGGCGGTGCCATTCGCGCCGGGACGGCCCAGGAGATCGCCACCGAGGTTTCGATCAACACCGCTTTTGGGGTCGACCGGACCGTGCGCTACGCGTTCGAACTGGCCGACCAGCGCCCCGCCAAGAAGCTGACGCTGGTCCACAAGCACAACGTGCTGGTCAACGCGGGCCACCTGTGGCGCCGCGCGGCGGAGACGATCGGGGCCGAGTTCCCCGACGTGGCCGTGGACTACCTGCATGTGGACGCCGCGACCATCTTCATGGTGACCAACCCAAGCCGCTTCGACGTGATCGTGACGGACAACCTGTTCGGCGACATACTGACCGATCTGGCGGGCGCGGTGGTCGGCGGCATCGGCCTGGCGGCATCGGGCAATATCAACCCGACTGGGGCCTACCCGTCCATGTTCGAACCGGTCCACGGATCGGCCCCGGACATCGCGGGCCAAAACAAGGCCGACCCGACGGCTACTGTCCTGTCGGTCGCTTTGCTGCTGCGGCACCTGGGGCTGGCACAGGTCGCGGGCCGGGTCGAACAGGCCGTGGAGGCCGACCTGGCTTTCAGGGGCGGCGAGCCGAGGTCGACCGCCGAGGTGGGAGACTCCTTGGCAACCCTAGTCAGATCAACCTTTTAG
- the cimA gene encoding citramalate synthase: protein MAKPFHVYDTTLRDGAQQEGMNLSVADKIQIAALLDRLGVDYVEGGWPGAVPKDTEFFARLAKEVTFRNATLAAFGATRRADAHASSDPQVRALLDAAAPVVTLVAKSDIRHVERALKTTPGENLAMIADTVGFLVGEGRRVFLDAEHFFDGYRFDPAYTLSCVKAAADAGAEVVVLCDTNGGMLPELISQIVAQVAGAVPVDLGIHCHNDTGCAVANSLAAVQAGAMHVQGTVNGYGERTGNADLTAIIPNLVLKLGLPALTPDQLADLTGVAHAISEVTNIAPFARQPYVGTSAFAHKAGLHASAIRVDPDLYQHIDPVQVGNDMRMLVSEMAGRASVELKGKELGFDLAGQNDLLTRVTDKVKALEAAGYTFDAADASFELLLRSELPGGRPEYFRVESWRTISETIPNGHDARTRPETPTASEATVKLWAGSDRLVATGEGNGPVNALDAALRLALGGVYPELAEIDLVDYKVRILDSARGTDAVTRVIIESTNGLAVWRTVGVGANIIEASWEALTDAFTYGLLTAGITPR from the coding sequence ATGGCCAAGCCGTTCCACGTTTACGACACCACGCTGCGCGACGGTGCCCAGCAAGAAGGCATGAACTTGTCCGTGGCGGACAAGATTCAGATCGCCGCCCTGCTGGACCGGCTGGGCGTGGACTACGTGGAGGGCGGCTGGCCGGGGGCGGTCCCCAAGGACACGGAGTTCTTCGCCCGCCTCGCCAAAGAGGTGACGTTCCGGAACGCGACCTTGGCGGCGTTCGGCGCGACCCGCCGGGCGGATGCCCACGCCTCCTCCGACCCGCAGGTCCGGGCTTTGCTCGATGCCGCCGCGCCGGTCGTCACACTGGTCGCCAAGTCCGACATCCGCCACGTCGAGCGGGCACTCAAGACCACGCCGGGCGAGAACCTGGCCATGATCGCGGACACGGTCGGCTTCCTGGTGGGGGAGGGCCGACGGGTCTTCCTCGACGCCGAGCACTTCTTCGACGGCTACAGGTTTGACCCCGCGTACACGCTCAGCTGCGTCAAAGCGGCCGCAGACGCCGGCGCGGAGGTTGTGGTGCTGTGCGACACCAACGGCGGCATGCTTCCGGAGCTGATTTCCCAGATTGTCGCCCAGGTGGCCGGCGCGGTGCCGGTCGACCTGGGGATCCACTGCCACAACGACACGGGCTGCGCCGTCGCCAACTCGCTGGCGGCGGTCCAGGCCGGGGCGATGCACGTCCAGGGCACCGTCAACGGCTACGGCGAGCGGACCGGCAACGCCGACCTGACCGCGATCATCCCCAACCTGGTCCTCAAGCTGGGTCTGCCGGCTTTGACGCCCGACCAGTTGGCGGACCTGACCGGCGTTGCGCACGCCATCAGCGAGGTCACGAACATCGCGCCGTTCGCCCGCCAGCCCTATGTGGGCACCTCCGCCTTCGCCCACAAGGCGGGGCTTCACGCCAGCGCCATTCGGGTGGATCCCGACCTCTACCAGCACATCGACCCGGTCCAAGTCGGCAACGACATGCGCATGCTGGTTTCGGAGATGGCCGGACGGGCCTCGGTCGAACTCAAAGGCAAAGAACTCGGCTTCGACCTGGCCGGGCAGAACGACCTGCTGACCCGGGTGACGGACAAGGTCAAGGCGCTGGAGGCCGCGGGCTACACGTTCGACGCCGCGGACGCCTCGTTTGAGCTGTTGCTCCGTTCGGAGCTGCCGGGCGGGCGGCCGGAGTATTTCCGGGTCGAGTCGTGGCGGACCATCTCCGAGACCATCCCCAACGGCCACGACGCCCGAACGCGACCGGAGACGCCCACCGCTTCGGAAGCCACCGTCAAATTGTGGGCCGGCTCAGACCGCCTGGTCGCCACCGGCGAGGGCAACGGCCCGGTCAACGCCCTCGACGCGGCGCTGCGGTTGGCACTGGGCGGGGTTTACCCGGAGCTGGCCGAGATCGACCTGGTGGACTACAAGGTCCGCATCCTCGACTCGGCCCGCGGCACCGACGCGGTCACGCGCGTCATAATCGAATCCACCAACGGCCTGGCGGTCTGGCGGACGGTCGGCGTGGGCGCCAACATCATCGAGGCGTCCTGGGAGGCGCTGACAGACGCCTTCACCTACGGCCTGCTGACGGCGGGGATCACCCCGCGCTAG
- a CDS encoding branched-chain amino acid aminotransferase: MVRFALEPHPSPVPPEQRAALTQAPAFGTVFTDHMARIDWQAGGPGWHGHRLTPYGPLEVTPATSVLHYAQEVFEGLKAYRWDDGSIRTFRPTANAERFARSARRLALPELPVEDFLDSLAALVEVDQAWVPSGPGTSLYLRPFMFASEAFIGVRASHHVSYLVIASPVGAYFKRGVAPVSIWVDQTYHRAGPGGTGAAKCGGNYAASLVSQEVAYSHGCEQVLFLDAATSTRLEELGGMNVALVTADGSVVTPPTSGTILEGVTRSSLLQLVRDRGIGVTERPVELAEVLAGVKSGAVAEVFACGTAAVVTPVGRLAGEDFDVAVGDGQPGALTMSLYEELTGIQYGRREDRHNWTHRLV; encoded by the coding sequence ATGGTTCGGTTCGCACTCGAGCCGCATCCCTCGCCGGTCCCCCCGGAGCAGCGGGCGGCTTTGACCCAGGCCCCCGCCTTCGGGACGGTCTTCACCGACCACATGGCCCGGATCGACTGGCAGGCGGGCGGGCCCGGCTGGCACGGCCACCGGCTGACGCCGTACGGGCCGCTTGAGGTGACGCCGGCCACGTCGGTGCTGCACTACGCCCAAGAGGTGTTCGAAGGGCTGAAGGCCTACCGCTGGGACGACGGCTCGATCCGGACCTTCCGGCCGACCGCCAACGCCGAACGGTTCGCCCGGTCGGCCCGGCGCCTGGCCCTGCCGGAACTGCCCGTGGAGGACTTCCTCGACTCGCTGGCGGCGCTGGTGGAGGTGGACCAGGCCTGGGTGCCGTCCGGGCCGGGCACGTCGCTGTACCTGCGGCCGTTCATGTTCGCCTCGGAGGCGTTCATCGGCGTGCGGGCCTCACATCATGTGTCCTACCTGGTCATCGCCTCGCCGGTGGGTGCCTACTTCAAGCGCGGGGTGGCGCCGGTGTCGATCTGGGTTGACCAGACGTACCACCGGGCCGGGCCGGGCGGAACCGGCGCGGCCAAGTGCGGCGGCAACTACGCCGCCTCGCTGGTCTCCCAAGAGGTGGCCTACTCGCACGGCTGCGAGCAGGTGCTGTTCTTGGACGCGGCCACCTCGACCCGCCTGGAGGAGTTGGGTGGGATGAACGTGGCCCTGGTGACGGCGGACGGGTCGGTGGTCACTCCGCCCACCTCCGGCACCATCCTGGAGGGCGTCACCCGGTCCTCGCTCCTGCAACTGGTCCGGGACCGGGGGATCGGGGTGACGGAGCGGCCGGTGGAACTGGCCGAGGTGTTGGCCGGAGTCAAGTCCGGCGCCGTCGCCGAGGTCTTCGCCTGCGGCACCGCCGCGGTGGTCACACCGGTGGGCCGGTTGGCGGGCGAGGACTTCGACGTCGCCGTGGGGGACGGCCAGCCGGGCGCTCTGACCATGTCCCTTTACGAGGAGTTGACGGGCATCCAGTACGGCCGCCGCGAGGACCGCCACAACTGGACCCACCGCTTGGTCTAG